Part of the Kryptolebias marmoratus isolate JLee-2015 linkage group LG20, ASM164957v2, whole genome shotgun sequence genome, GAAAAACTGGTTTGAGCCGGCTTTTGACTTTAGAAACCACAGTTCTGCATTCGTGTTTATTTGTAAGCCACCACTGGAAGCATCAAATAATGCATACAGTACACTGGCCACCTGTATTTACTCTGTGTCAACTGAGACTCGTGACATCTCATGCCAGCCTTCCGCATCTCTGTTTAAAGGCAGCAAATTCGTGCCACGTGCCATCCTGGTGGACCTGGAGCCAGGAACCATGGATTCTGTGCGCTCCGGCCCGTTTGGACAGCTCTTCAGGCCTGACAACTTTGTCTTTGGTGAGCGACTGTCGCCACTCATGCAGAGCCACACGCACGTGCAGCGCCGTGTCAGCTGCATGCTGCACAGCGCCGTAACGCAACTGTATTCTCTGCAGTTAAGTCACACTGACCTTGACACAGCTagtgactaaataaataaattaataaataaacaaaccaaattcTTACCAGTAAGCATAATTCGTTGCTTGTCTGGTGTCATTAGCatcaaagataaaataataaatttccataaacagcaaataaatcacCTTGCTGGCAAATGGTAAGCAAATATATACAGTGTTTATGTACTTTATATgcaaacaatatattttttttcatagctGTGAAGCGTCACTGAACTGTACTGCTGTTCTGAATGTGGTAATGATGTTGCCATAGTAACATACTAATCATGCCATCATCAGCGTGTTACTGTTTAACAGATGTCATGTCTTTTTAACTGTTGCTTTGCCACTTAGCACAATGTACAgcaatgacttgtttttttttttactcttctgtttcttgaaaagtacaagttgttgcctttttcttattttagttatttcttAAAATCGAATACATCACCCCCCATCGATAGTGTCAGATCACTGGTGGTAAACAGGTATGAAAAAGTTTTCTTTGACCAGTTCTTCCTTTAAAGCGCTGCTCGTTCTGCAAGATTTTAAGGCCTTTAAGCACAATCTCCTAAAGTCTGTCAACGTTTCAGGGTCATGGCAGTTCCTTCAGCAGAGGGCTCATTAGGCCATGCACTGTGGTTTATAAGGTGTGTTCAGGTGTGATCGGTATCTTATTGTACAGGCTGTCACAGAAATGCTGCGCGGCAGCTGTGTCGCAACAGTGTTTCAGCCAGTAACGCAACATTGCAGGAAAGATTTTCTTTTGAAGGCTGAAGGAAGTTTTCCAATAGGAGAAATTGCCGTCATGCACTTAGTTTCCGTCAAtagttttaaatatcttttcCAGTGAAATCGGGGTTAATTAGAAACAGTTAACTAGAAATTCTCTTTTAGCACTCAAGAGTTGACCTTCCTGATTTCAGTTAAATGCCTTTTCTTAAttctttacaaacaaacaaacaaacaaaacagacactaGAAAATCTTTTTCTCTTGTAGCCCTACATTTTGTGGGTACAAGgtatttaaactttcagaatttTGGGCTGCTGCTTGAAGAAACTTTGAGTAGTCCAAGTacttttaaagctttgacaTTTGTATCTTGTCTTAGTTGGTTGAGATATTggtgaacaaactaaaacaagccAATAAATTCTAAAAGAATGACAAATTAACTTAATCTGGTGCCCaaatttgtttggtttcttaTTGTTTGCACTTTAAGTAAGAGGTTTTTATATATTGACCTAAATTTCATGTTTACATATGATcacatttagtcattttcatacttactgaaacaaaaatccaagaaTATCGAGAATGCCCACACTTTAGTGGTTTAATAAATGTGGGTTATTCATGGTGGATCATgatcatttgtttaaaagtgaagTTTCTAGAAAGGAAGCCTTTGTAGGTAAATGTTTGCCCAACCACACAATTCCAACATGAATGTTGTCTTCTACCTCTCATGCTGCAGGTCAGAGCGGGGCAGGAAATAACTGGGCCAAGGGTCACTACACCGAGGGAGCCGAGCTAGTGGACTCGGTGCTGGATGTCGTGAGAAAGGAGTCGGAGAACTGTGACTGCCTGCAGGGCTTCCAGCTCACTCACTCCCTGGGTGGAGGCACGGGTTCAGGGATGGGCACGTTGCTCATCAGCAAGATTCGCGAGGAGTACCCTGACCGCATCATGAACACCTTCAGTGTCATGCCCTCTCCGAAAGTCTCCGATACTGTGGTGGAGCCTTACAACGCCACCCTCTCTGTCCACCAGCTGGTGGAAAACACGGACGAAACCTTCAGCATTGACAACGAGGCCCTGTACGATATCTGCTTCCGCACGTTGAAGCTGACCACGCCGACCTACGGGGACCTCAACCACCTGGTGTCGGCCACCATGAGTGGGGTGACCACCTGCCTCCGCTTCCCCGGCCAGCTCAACGCCGACCTCCGTAAGCTCGCCGTCAACATGGTGCCCTTCCCCCGCCTGCACTTCTTCATGCCAGGCTTTGCGCCGCTCACGAGCAGGGGCAGCCAGCAGTACCGCGCCCTCTCCGTGCCCGAGCTCACGCAGCAAATGTTCGACGCCAAGAACATGATGGCCGCGTGCGACCCCCGCCACGGACGCTACCTcaccgtggcggccatcttccgCGGCCGCATGTCCATGAAGGAGGTGGACGAGCAGATGCTGAGCGTCCAGAACAAGAACAGCAGCTACTTTGTGGAGTGGATCCCCAACAACGTCAAGACGGCCGTTTGCGACATCCCTCCGCGCGGCCTTAAGATGTCCGCCACCTTCATCGGGAACAGCACGGCCATCCAGGAGCTGTTCAGGAGGATCTCCGAGCAGTTCACCGCCATGTTCCGCCGCAAGGCCTTCCTGCACTGGTACACGGGAGAGGGAATGGATGAGATGGAGTTCACCGAGGCTGAGAGCAACATGAACGACCTGGTGTCCGAGTACCAGCAGTATCAGGACGCCACCGCTGATGAAATTGGTGAATACGAAGAAGATGAAAtggaagatgaagaagaagtcCGACATGATGTTCGCCATTGATTATGAAACGCCCACATGACTTTGAACTAGCTCTAACAGAAAGAGATTGTGTTCTTAGGAACTAGCAGTGAGATGATACGAATAATGATACCAAATCGTGAAATGACAAGAAAGTTCCTTGTTTAGCCAAAATAAAGCTGCACATAGACATTGCTTATAGTGACAAAGCTAGTAAGTGGTGTTAGAACCTAAAATATGCAAGTGCTTTTGTAATATAAATCATGCTTCACTGGTGTCAggaaaaaagtacaaagttgTTCTTAACAGTTTTGTAGCATTTGCTTCATTGTGCATCTATGGTTTGTAAtctcaaataaaatataaaaaactatGCTTcactttatgtttctgtttgttctgattacTGTCAAAAGGAACATTTGACTTAAATAGAAATACGTTCGCTCAGCATAAATATATTAAGCTTAGGTTTGATTGCAACACTGGTTTCTCTCAGATTTAAgcatttgtgttatttaaaaacttttaggaTTGATTCCATTTCTTCACTGCCTTCAGTTCTCACCCTAACTAAAGCGGCCCAGATACGGTCCAGTTCATTTTGAATGACTTGCTGAGTGGATCAATATGCAGTATCTTCTTCCTGGTTTAATCTGATCAGTTTTGCTCTCACTcagatttgtatttattcaacaaaacaaataaaagtaacacaaaGTACTTCACTCAATTGTTAACTTATAAAGAACATAAAATGAATCTGCCCTTATTTTGATCAAGACCAAATGTAGTTGCTTTGTCTTGAAAGATGccataaaattgtatttttcccctactttttttgttcctttattcagcaaactgttattttttagtGCAGACTGAAAAGTTGCTAAACTTACTCATAATTTAAAGGTTGGGAGTGGACATTAGGACCAcagttaaagtctgtttttttaagacgTTTACTTTTTCAGTTCATAGATTCAGTTTGATTCATAAATTACACAATATtcctttattgtatttttgaacTTCCTGACTCATCTTAGTTCTGACATTCTTGACCTCTTCTGTtacacaagtattttttttttatcatcacaaCTAAATACGTGGGTGTCTTCTAGGGAACGATGATGTTCTCATTTCCCAAACACAAGAGATCTTCTAAAAGAGaaactgtaacaaaaacacaaccttaAGTTTTGAGTGTT contains:
- the LOC108239677 gene encoding tubulin beta-2A chain-like isoform X2, coding for MREIVHIQAGQCGNQIGAKFWEVISDEHGIDPTGSYQGDSDLQLERINVYYNEASGSKFVPRAILVDLEPGTMDSVRSGPFGQLFRPDNFVFGQSGAGNNWAKGHYTEGAELVDSVLDVVRKESENCDCLQGFQLTHSLGGGTGSGMGTLLISKIREEYPDRIMNTFSVMPSPKVSDTVVEPYNATLSVHQLVENTDETFSIDNEALYDICFRTLKLTTPTYGDLNHLVSATMSGVTTCLRFPGQLNADLRKLAVNMVPFPRLHFFMPGFAPLTSRGSQQYRALSVPELTQQMFDAKNMMAACDPRHGRYLTVAAIFRGRMSMKEVDEQMLSVQNKNSSYFVEWIPNNVKTAVCDIPPRGLKMSATFIGNSTAIQELFRRISEQFTAMFRRKAFLHWYTGEGMDEMEFTEAESNMNDLVSEYQQYQDATADEIGEYEEDEMEDEEEVRHDVRH
- the LOC108239677 gene encoding tubulin beta chain-like isoform X1, translating into MREIVHIQAGQCGNQIGAKFWEVISDEHGIDPTGSYQGDSDLQLERINVYYNEASGSTGSKFVPRAILVDLEPGTMDSVRSGPFGQLFRPDNFVFGQSGAGNNWAKGHYTEGAELVDSVLDVVRKESENCDCLQGFQLTHSLGGGTGSGMGTLLISKIREEYPDRIMNTFSVMPSPKVSDTVVEPYNATLSVHQLVENTDETFSIDNEALYDICFRTLKLTTPTYGDLNHLVSATMSGVTTCLRFPGQLNADLRKLAVNMVPFPRLHFFMPGFAPLTSRGSQQYRALSVPELTQQMFDAKNMMAACDPRHGRYLTVAAIFRGRMSMKEVDEQMLSVQNKNSSYFVEWIPNNVKTAVCDIPPRGLKMSATFIGNSTAIQELFRRISEQFTAMFRRKAFLHWYTGEGMDEMEFTEAESNMNDLVSEYQQYQDATADEIGEYEEDEMEDEEEVRHDVRH